In Pseudomonas nunensis, a single window of DNA contains:
- a CDS encoding MarR family transcriptional regulator, with amino-acid sequence MPLTDQHRFGMQLAQMSRGWRAELDRRLAGLGLSQARWLVLLHLARFEEAPTQRELAQSVGVEGPTLARLLDSLETQGLVQRQSVLEDRRAKKIVLCAPARPLIEQIETIATQLRHELFEGVDEADLKVCMRVHGHILANLEKS; translated from the coding sequence ATGCCGTTAACCGATCAACACCGCTTTGGCATGCAATTGGCCCAGATGTCTCGTGGCTGGCGTGCCGAGCTGGATCGCCGTCTGGCCGGTCTGGGACTTTCTCAGGCCCGTTGGCTGGTGCTGCTGCATCTGGCGCGTTTCGAGGAAGCCCCGACCCAGCGCGAACTGGCACAGAGCGTCGGCGTCGAAGGGCCGACCCTGGCCCGGCTGCTCGACAGCCTGGAAACCCAGGGCCTGGTGCAACGCCAATCAGTGCTGGAAGACCGTCGGGCGAAAAAAATCGTTCTCTGTGCTCCTGCCCGGCCATTGATCGAACAGATTGAAACCATTGCGACTCAGCTGCGCCACGAGCTGTTCGAAGGCGTTGATGAGGCCGATCTGAAGGTCTGCATGCGTGTTCACGGTCACATTCTGGCCAACCTCGAAAAGTCTTGA
- the recQ gene encoding DNA helicase RecQ — translation MLEQAQRVLKDIFGYDSFRGRQGAIIERVANGGDALVLMPTGGGKSLCFQVPALLREGLAVVVSPLIALMDDQVATLEELGVAAAALNSTLSAEQQRDLAARIKRGEVKMLYLAPERLVQPRMLAFLQSLEIALFAIDEAHCVSQWGHDFRREYLQLGQLAELFPNVPRIALTATADKRTREEIVDRLHLQDAERFLSSFDRPNIFYRIVPKEQPRKQLLAFLAERRSDAGIVYCLSRKKVDEVAVFLSEQGFPALPYHAGLPNETRAHHQKRFLNEEGLIMVATVAFGMGIDKPNVRFVAHLDLPKSLEAYYQETGRGGRDGLPADAWMAYGLQDVVMLKQMLQNSEGDERHKRLEQHKLDAMLSLCEETRCRRQTLLAYFDEDMPEPCGHCDNCVDGVQTWDATEPARQALSAIYRTGQRYGVGHLVDVLLGKDNEKVRSFGHQHLSVYGVGKAMGESEWRSLFRQLVARGLADIDLEGYGGLRLSDTCRPLLKGEVTLELRRDLKPQTTAKSSKSQASQLVRGEEREQWEALRALRRKLAEEHGVPPYVIFPDSTLLEMLRSQPTSLAEMATVSGVGARKLERYGEAFLEVLGGQVEAPKVVADVRHELITLARAGMTPLQIAGQLQCTEKNVYTMLAEAIGKQQLSLEQALDLPEELMGEIQDAFLDGEGELPPVAEIAALFAGRVPEGVLYCVRAALQSEFEI, via the coding sequence ATGCTCGAACAGGCTCAACGCGTCCTCAAGGACATCTTCGGCTACGACAGTTTCCGTGGCCGCCAGGGTGCAATCATTGAGCGCGTGGCCAATGGCGGCGACGCTTTGGTATTGATGCCTACCGGTGGCGGCAAGTCCCTGTGCTTCCAGGTCCCGGCGCTGCTGCGCGAAGGTCTGGCGGTGGTGGTGTCGCCGCTGATCGCGTTGATGGACGACCAGGTCGCGACCCTCGAAGAACTGGGCGTGGCCGCCGCTGCGTTGAACTCGACCCTAAGTGCCGAACAGCAACGCGACCTGGCCGCACGGATCAAGCGTGGCGAAGTGAAAATGCTCTATCTGGCGCCCGAACGCCTGGTGCAGCCGCGCATGCTGGCCTTCCTGCAAAGCCTCGAAATTGCCCTGTTCGCCATCGACGAAGCGCATTGCGTGTCGCAATGGGGCCACGATTTCCGTCGCGAATATTTGCAACTGGGTCAGTTGGCGGAACTGTTCCCCAACGTTCCGCGCATTGCCCTGACCGCCACCGCCGACAAGCGCACCCGCGAAGAAATCGTTGATCGTCTGCATTTGCAGGACGCCGAGCGCTTCCTGTCGAGTTTCGACCGTCCCAACATTTTCTACCGCATCGTCCCCAAGGAGCAGCCGCGCAAGCAATTGTTGGCGTTCCTCGCCGAGCGGCGCAGCGATGCCGGCATCGTTTACTGCCTGTCGCGCAAAAAAGTCGACGAAGTGGCGGTGTTCCTCAGCGAACAGGGATTCCCGGCGCTGCCGTACCACGCCGGTCTGCCCAACGAGACGCGGGCCCATCACCAGAAACGCTTCCTCAACGAGGAAGGCCTGATCATGGTCGCCACCGTGGCGTTCGGCATGGGCATCGACAAACCCAACGTACGTTTTGTCGCTCACCTCGATTTGCCGAAATCCCTGGAGGCGTATTACCAGGAAACCGGTCGCGGCGGCCGTGACGGTCTGCCGGCAGATGCGTGGATGGCCTACGGCCTGCAAGACGTGGTGATGCTCAAGCAGATGCTGCAGAACTCCGAAGGCGACGAGCGCCACAAGCGTCTGGAGCAGCACAAGCTCGACGCGATGCTCTCGCTCTGCGAAGAAACCCGCTGCCGGCGCCAGACGCTGCTGGCCTACTTCGACGAAGACATGCCCGAGCCGTGCGGCCACTGCGACAACTGTGTCGATGGCGTGCAGACCTGGGACGCCACCGAGCCGGCCCGTCAGGCGCTCTCGGCGATCTACCGCACCGGGCAGCGCTACGGCGTCGGCCATCTGGTGGATGTGTTGCTGGGCAAGGACAACGAAAAGGTCCGCAGCTTCGGCCATCAACATCTGTCGGTTTATGGCGTCGGCAAGGCGATGGGCGAGAGCGAATGGCGTTCGCTGTTCCGCCAGCTGGTTGCCCGTGGCCTCGCGGACATCGACCTCGAAGGCTACGGCGGCCTGCGCCTGAGCGACACCTGCCGGCCGCTGCTCAAGGGTGAAGTGACTCTGGAACTGCGCCGCGACCTCAAGCCGCAAACCACTGCCAAAAGCAGCAAGAGCCAGGCGAGCCAACTGGTTCGTGGCGAAGAGCGCGAACAGTGGGAAGCCTTGCGTGCCCTGCGTCGCAAGCTTGCCGAAGAACACGGCGTGCCACCGTACGTCATCTTCCCCGACTCGACGTTGCTGGAAATGCTCCGCAGCCAACCGACCTCGCTGGCGGAAATGGCCACGGTCAGCGGCGTCGGCGCACGCAAGCTGGAGCGTTACGGCGAGGCCTTCCTCGAAGTGCTCGGCGGCCAGGTCGAGGCGCCGAAAGTGGTGGCCGACGTGCGCCACGAACTGATCACCCTGGCCCGTGCCGGCATGACGCCGCTGCAAATCGCCGGGCAGTTGCAATGCACGGAAAAGAACGTCTACACCATGCTCGCCGAAGCCATCGGCAAGCAGCAATTGTCGCTTGAGCAGGCGCTGGATCTGCCGGAAGAGCTGATGGGCGAAATCCAGGATGCGTTCCTCGACGGCGAAGGCGAGTTGCCGCCGGTCGCGGAAATTGCCGCGTTGTTTGCCGGTCGTGTGCCGGAAGGGGTTTTGTACTGTGTCCGGGCGGCGCTGCAATCCGAATTCGAGATTTAA
- a CDS encoding YecA family protein — translation MSFAEQLTRLQVFLDADELHDEALDYVAAHGYLTALSICSESVPDREWIDALFAEEPHYADDTEREAIESTLLALKAHIARQLASDEEFELPCDLDLGEEPDDSDLRGWCIGFMEGVFLREAAWFETAEDEVSEMLLPIMVGSGLFDEQPEFEDIAKDANLMDDMIVQIPEALTALYLLCQAPDEKPAILKPRHH, via the coding sequence ATGTCCTTCGCTGAGCAACTAACCCGCCTGCAAGTCTTCCTCGACGCCGATGAACTGCATGACGAGGCGCTGGACTACGTGGCCGCCCACGGCTACCTCACTGCGCTGTCGATCTGTTCCGAAAGCGTTCCCGACCGTGAATGGATCGACGCCCTCTTCGCCGAAGAGCCGCATTACGCCGACGACACCGAGCGTGAAGCGATCGAATCCACTCTGTTGGCCCTCAAGGCTCACATCGCACGCCAACTGGCGTCCGACGAAGAGTTCGAGCTGCCATGCGACCTGGACCTGGGCGAAGAGCCGGATGACTCCGACCTGCGCGGCTGGTGCATCGGTTTCATGGAAGGCGTGTTCCTGCGCGAAGCGGCCTGGTTCGAAACCGCCGAAGACGAAGTCAGCGAAATGCTGCTGCCGATCATGGTCGGTTCGGGTCTGTTCGACGAACAGCCTGAGTTCGAAGACATCGCCAAAGACGCGAACCTGATGGACGACATGATCGTGCAGATCCCGGAAGCCCTGACCGCGCTGTACCTGCTGTGCCAGGCTCCCGACGAAAAACCGGCGATCCTCAAGCCACGTCACCACTAA
- a CDS encoding YbaN family protein, producing the protein MDKPIGNRSLMLRYLLLAIGWLSVALGVIGIFLPVLPTTPFLLLAAACFARSSPRFYQWLVEHPRLGPWIRDYLDGNGIPLKGKVYAIGLMWVSILFSCYLVPLPWARGFMLTSAVLVTIYILKQKTLHKS; encoded by the coding sequence ATGGACAAACCCATAGGCAACCGCTCCCTGATGTTGCGCTACCTGCTGCTGGCCATCGGCTGGCTCAGCGTAGCGTTGGGGGTGATCGGGATTTTCCTGCCGGTATTGCCCACCACGCCGTTCCTGCTGCTGGCCGCTGCCTGCTTCGCCCGCAGTTCGCCGCGCTTCTATCAGTGGCTGGTCGAACATCCGCGGCTTGGGCCGTGGATTCGCGACTACCTGGACGGCAACGGCATCCCGCTCAAGGGCAAGGTCTACGCCATCGGCCTGATGTGGGTGAGCATCCTGTTCTCCTGCTACCTGGTGCCGCTGCCGTGGGCGCGAGGGTTTATGTTGACCAGTGCGGTGCTGGTGACGATCTACATCCTCAAACAGAAAACCCTGCACAAATCCTGA
- the lapG gene encoding cysteine protease LapG — MSSSRRRPGWPTLRLRFGGWLLAMFLLAGLGSVCADWNFGQILQTAEKRYGPLGPAQGRIEAWNQMLQGERNQPEREQLNAVNRFFNQQLSFQDDTRIWQQIDYWATPEESLIKGAGDCEDYALAKYFSLRQLGVPSEKLRITYVKALTQNQAHMVLTFYSSPTADPLVLDNLIGEIRPASQRKDLLPVYAFNAEGLYLPGANGGKRSSDSKKLSRWQDVLKKMQAEGFAVGDG, encoded by the coding sequence ATGTCCAGCAGTCGGCGTCGTCCAGGATGGCCAACGCTCCGACTTCGGTTCGGCGGCTGGCTGCTGGCGATGTTTTTGCTGGCCGGGCTGGGCAGTGTGTGCGCCGACTGGAATTTCGGGCAGATCCTGCAAACCGCCGAAAAACGCTACGGTCCCCTCGGCCCGGCACAGGGGCGAATCGAGGCCTGGAACCAGATGCTGCAAGGCGAACGCAACCAGCCAGAACGCGAGCAACTGAACGCGGTCAATCGCTTCTTCAATCAGCAATTGAGTTTTCAGGACGACACGCGCATCTGGCAGCAGATCGATTACTGGGCCACGCCAGAAGAATCCTTGATCAAGGGCGCTGGCGACTGCGAGGACTACGCCCTGGCGAAATATTTCAGCCTGCGCCAGCTCGGGGTGCCCAGCGAGAAACTGCGCATCACCTACGTCAAGGCCCTGACCCAGAATCAGGCGCACATGGTCCTGACCTTCTACAGCAGCCCTACGGCCGATCCGCTGGTGCTGGACAACCTGATCGGCGAGATCCGCCCCGCCTCCCAACGCAAAGACCTGCTGCCGGTGTACGCCTTCAACGCCGAAGGCCTGTACCTGCCGGGTGCCAATGGCGGCAAGCGCAGCAGCGACTCGAAAAAGCTGTCGCGCTGGCAAGACGTTTTGAAAAAGATGCAGGCCGAAGGGTTCGCCGTGGGCGACGGCTAG
- the lapD gene encoding cyclic di-GMP receptor LapD, translating into MSLRKQLFLAICLFLLVAFSGSFFVSLESSREQMLGQLRSHAQDAATALGLSLTTQIDDTAMIELMVSSIFDSGYFSSIRIVNIADEQVLVERDAPARIEGVPDWFVRLVNLHAQGGDALIMRGWEQVARVEVLSNPQFALAKLWDSTLGSLVWLLLCGLLSAMFGGWLLRRQLRPLDKMVKQAEAISKREFLSLPKLPRTPELRRVVLAMNQMVEKLKALFAEEAARSEKLRADSYQDSLTGLANRRLLDEQLADHLLVSEQSSDGHLLMLRINDLAGLNQRLGGQRTDALIGAVGELLKRLTQLPERRTWLAARNRGGEFSLLTPGLDDKDAARLCAEISATLENLRLTGASDSMPVAHLGIVAYQPGEPAGDVLLRLDQALTQAQQHPERPWVHLDHANTAPNQSQHDWRNWIDDALTHGKLQLYFQPVVQCADTSQVLHHKILARLLDPHGEAIAAGHFLPWIERLGWSARFDLAMLDATLDYLAVNRWPLALSLSGTTLRDPQSLQLILQTLDSLPELAPLLVLEIDERQLPPPDELQRLSHSLLSTGYRIGLQHFGGSFSQIGNLTQLGLAYLKIDGSYIRGIDEHSDKRLFIEAIFRATNSIDLPLIAERVETQGELEAIKELGLFGVMGRLIGPPEPM; encoded by the coding sequence ATGTCACTGCGCAAACAATTGTTTCTCGCCATTTGCCTGTTTCTGCTGGTGGCGTTCAGCGGCAGTTTTTTCGTCAGCCTGGAAAGCTCCCGCGAGCAAATGCTCGGCCAGTTGCGCTCCCACGCCCAGGACGCCGCCACGGCGTTGGGACTGTCGCTGACCACGCAGATCGACGACACGGCGATGATCGAATTGATGGTCAGCTCGATTTTCGACAGCGGTTATTTCAGCAGCATCCGGATCGTCAACATCGCCGATGAACAGGTGCTGGTGGAGCGCGACGCACCGGCGCGAATCGAAGGCGTGCCCGACTGGTTCGTGCGCCTGGTGAACCTGCACGCGCAAGGCGGCGACGCGTTGATCATGCGCGGCTGGGAGCAAGTGGCGCGGGTCGAAGTGTTGAGCAATCCGCAGTTCGCCCTGGCCAAACTTTGGGACAGTACTCTTGGCAGCCTCGTGTGGTTACTACTGTGCGGGTTGCTCAGTGCAATGTTCGGCGGCTGGCTGCTGCGTCGGCAATTGCGCCCGCTGGACAAAATGGTCAAGCAGGCCGAGGCCATCAGCAAACGCGAGTTTCTCAGCCTGCCGAAACTGCCGCGCACTCCGGAGCTGAGACGGGTGGTGCTGGCGATGAACCAGATGGTCGAGAAGCTCAAGGCGTTATTCGCCGAAGAAGCGGCGCGCAGTGAAAAGCTGCGGGCGGATTCATATCAGGACAGCCTCACCGGGTTGGCGAATCGGCGCTTGCTGGATGAGCAACTGGCCGACCATTTGCTGGTCAGCGAACAGAGCAGCGACGGCCACTTGCTGATGCTGCGGATCAACGACCTCGCGGGCCTCAACCAGCGCCTGGGCGGCCAGCGCACCGATGCCTTGATCGGTGCCGTCGGCGAGTTGCTCAAACGCCTGACGCAACTCCCGGAGCGGCGCACCTGGCTGGCGGCACGCAATCGCGGCGGCGAGTTCAGCTTGCTGACCCCGGGCCTCGACGACAAGGACGCCGCGCGCCTGTGCGCCGAAATCAGCGCCACCCTGGAGAACCTGCGCCTGACCGGCGCCAGCGACAGCATGCCGGTGGCGCATCTAGGTATCGTCGCCTACCAACCGGGCGAGCCGGCGGGCGACGTGCTGCTACGCCTCGATCAGGCCTTGACCCAGGCGCAGCAGCATCCCGAGCGACCCTGGGTGCACCTCGATCACGCCAACACCGCGCCGAACCAATCCCAGCACGACTGGCGCAACTGGATCGACGACGCCCTGACCCACGGCAAACTGCAGCTGTATTTCCAACCGGTGGTGCAATGCGCCGACACCAGCCAGGTGCTGCATCACAAAATCCTCGCACGCCTGCTCGACCCGCACGGTGAAGCGATTGCCGCCGGGCACTTCCTGCCCTGGATCGAACGCCTCGGCTGGTCGGCCCGCTTCGACCTGGCCATGCTCGACGCCACCCTCGACTACCTCGCCGTCAACCGCTGGCCCCTGGCGCTGAGCCTGTCCGGCACCACCTTGCGCGACCCGCAGTCGTTGCAACTGATCCTGCAGACACTCGACTCCCTGCCGGAACTCGCACCATTGCTGGTCCTGGAAATCGACGAACGCCAACTGCCACCGCCAGACGAATTACAGCGCCTGAGCCACAGCTTGCTCAGCACCGGTTACCGCATCGGCTTGCAGCATTTTGGCGGGAGCTTCAGCCAGATCGGCAACCTCACTCAGTTGGGGTTGGCGTATTTGAAGATTGATGGGAGTTACATTCGGGGCATTGATGAGCACAGTGATAAACGACTGTTCATCGAGGCGATTTTCCGCGCCACCAACAGCATCGATTTACCGTTGATTGCGGAAAGAGTCGAGACACAGGGAGAGCTGGAGGCGATCAAAGAGCTGGGCTTGTTCGGGGTCATGGGGCGGTTGATCGGGCCGCCGGAGCCGATGTAG
- a CDS encoding AAA family ATPase encodes MKLIRLELENYRCFPKLTLELDEQLTLLVARNGQGKTSLLDAIKVVLWPYVRGFDLGSSTNDLTGIHPDDVFLRPIKAHQMEPSLPASLTAHALFQDEKWQWTRRRESIRKATKTRGDIHARKLEGTAQILEADVFHSASRDHLKPFDLPILAYYGTGRLWSQKKLTAALEHTESAELSRTYAYRDCLDPASSYKHFAKWYTRIFRSYREEQIRNIERGKLSIDVKDEFAHPVLAVQRAVNAVLATQTGWRDLAYSSEFGDLVLEHPDNGTLKVSQLSDGIRNIVALAADIAYRCVKLNPHLGILAPSESIGVVLIDEIDMHLHPGWQQSVIPDLLGAFPGIQFIATTHSAQVLTSVPADSIRVLHTITDEYGPRVIVSNVDQQTQGVTASQALAYVMGVDPTPENEPAHKLSAYIALIQQDMHESTEGQTLRNYLDIHFGPDHPNMLDCHRLIRLETFKRKQLK; translated from the coding sequence GTGAAACTGATCAGGCTGGAGCTGGAAAACTATCGCTGCTTCCCGAAGCTTACGCTTGAGCTTGATGAACAATTGACGTTGTTGGTTGCGCGCAATGGTCAGGGCAAGACCAGTTTGCTGGATGCAATCAAAGTTGTGTTATGGCCGTATGTTCGTGGTTTTGATTTGGGTAGTTCTACAAACGACCTTACTGGTATACATCCTGACGACGTTTTTCTGCGACCAATCAAAGCTCATCAAATGGAGCCGTCTCTACCTGCCAGCCTCACTGCTCATGCGTTATTCCAGGACGAAAAATGGCAATGGACGCGTCGTCGAGAAAGTATCCGAAAAGCAACAAAGACTCGCGGGGATATCCATGCCAGAAAACTAGAGGGTACGGCTCAAATTCTTGAAGCAGATGTGTTTCATAGTGCTTCTCGGGATCATTTGAAACCGTTCGATCTACCCATTTTGGCTTACTACGGCACTGGACGACTCTGGAGTCAGAAAAAACTGACGGCGGCGCTTGAACACACTGAGAGCGCTGAGTTGTCCAGAACTTACGCCTATCGTGATTGCCTCGACCCTGCATCCAGCTATAAACACTTTGCCAAGTGGTACACACGCATCTTTCGTAGCTATCGCGAAGAGCAAATTCGCAACATTGAACGAGGAAAGCTCAGCATTGATGTAAAGGATGAGTTTGCACATCCGGTCTTAGCGGTACAGAGAGCGGTGAATGCTGTCCTGGCAACTCAAACGGGATGGCGAGACTTGGCTTACAGCAGTGAGTTCGGCGACTTGGTGCTTGAGCATCCCGATAACGGTACTTTGAAAGTCAGCCAACTCAGCGATGGCATTCGCAACATCGTCGCTTTGGCGGCTGATATCGCCTATCGCTGCGTTAAGCTCAACCCTCACTTGGGCATCCTCGCCCCTAGCGAGAGCATTGGAGTCGTGCTGATCGATGAGATTGACATGCATCTTCACCCGGGTTGGCAACAAAGCGTCATACCTGACTTGCTCGGAGCTTTTCCGGGCATACAGTTCATAGCAACGACACATAGTGCGCAGGTACTAACTTCAGTCCCCGCGGACAGTATCCGTGTTCTGCATACCATAACCGATGAGTATGGGCCGCGGGTCATTGTTAGCAATGTCGATCAACAAACCCAGGGCGTCACCGCCTCACAGGCACTTGCCTACGTCATGGGTGTCGACCCAACGCCCGAAAATGAGCCCGCTCATAAACTGAGTGCGTACATAGCGCTTATTCAGCAAGACATGCATGAGTCAACGGAAGGCCAGACATTACGGAATTATCTGGACATACACTTCGGCCCTGACCACCCCAACATGCTTGACTGCCATCGGCTGATCCGATTGGAAACGTTCAAACGAAAACAGCTGAAATAA
- the ptuB gene encoding retron Ec78 anti-phage system effector HNH endonuclease PtuB codes for MRKLVRGEGPRSLTRYKHGVDKWSLDSPTREERGQIWEYLQAVHDTRCAYCEADISNGNAHLEHFRQRDRFPPGTFAWSNLFGSCNREASCGKFKDSCGAYDHAVLIKPDDEDPDDYFVFVSDGTISVRADIDNASRHRAKETLRIFNLNAENGALRQIRREAVRPHLDTAQALMEILLENPEIEGLQAFIDEEIQKTACLPFATAIRHSLSARP; via the coding sequence ATGCGAAAGCTTGTTCGGGGAGAAGGACCACGCTCCCTAACCCGCTACAAACATGGTGTTGATAAATGGTCACTGGATTCGCCCACGCGGGAAGAACGCGGGCAAATCTGGGAGTACCTTCAGGCAGTGCATGACACTCGTTGCGCCTATTGCGAGGCCGATATCAGCAATGGCAACGCGCATCTGGAACACTTCCGACAACGGGACCGATTTCCGCCAGGAACCTTTGCCTGGAGCAACCTGTTCGGCTCCTGCAATCGCGAAGCGTCATGCGGAAAATTCAAAGACAGCTGCGGTGCCTATGATCACGCCGTTTTAATCAAACCAGACGACGAGGATCCGGACGATTACTTTGTCTTTGTCAGCGACGGAACCATTTCCGTGCGTGCTGACATCGATAACGCCTCTCGCCATAGAGCGAAGGAAACCTTGCGCATCTTCAATTTGAATGCTGAAAACGGTGCGCTTCGTCAAATCAGGCGAGAAGCCGTACGTCCTCATCTGGACACTGCCCAGGCCCTTATGGAGATACTTTTGGAAAATCCTGAAATCGAAGGTTTGCAGGCCTTCATTGACGAAGAAATCCAGAAAACTGCGTGCCTGCCTTTCGCAACCGCGATCCGTCATTCATTGTCTGCCCGTCCCTGA
- a CDS encoding DUF6124 family protein — MFKATPNPPRKPSPFFIVSPDIKTESLLAHACESLASANVMASDLAGFLEGPHRNTLLGITQIIMLGELAVNRALDNLDPQG, encoded by the coding sequence ATGTTCAAAGCCACACCTAATCCCCCGCGCAAACCTAGCCCATTCTTCATCGTCTCCCCCGACATCAAAACCGAATCCCTGTTGGCCCACGCCTGCGAATCACTGGCCTCGGCCAATGTCATGGCCAGCGACCTGGCTGGATTCCTGGAAGGCCCGCACCGCAACACACTGCTTGGCATCACGCAGATCATCATGTTGGGTGAGCTGGCGGTGAATCGGGCACTGGATAACCTCGACCCGCAAGGCTAG